Proteins from one Malania oleifera isolate guangnan ecotype guangnan chromosome 4, ASM2987363v1, whole genome shotgun sequence genomic window:
- the LOC131152860 gene encoding U-box domain-containing protein 4, with product MVSLEDSPADASRIPPPTRALRTMSSTVTLSLKTQRPLGRSMRTIRSNLFQTDRSCSFTSEKSTCVSENLTDSVIDMRLGELASRTAKSSEKSSAASEEEFLDFSQAFSDFSACSSDISGELQRLASVPPSQDVSKVENSSEPEPEPCLGFLQRENFSTEIIESISPEDLQPTVKICVDGLQSPSVAVKRSAAAKLRLLAKNRSDNRALIGESGAVPALIPLLRCSDPWTQEHAVTALLNLSLHEDNKAIITSAGAIKSLVYVLKTGTETSKQNAACALLSLSLIDDNKISIGACGAIPPLVALLLNGSNRGKKDSLTTLYKLCAVKQNKEKAVNAGAVKPLVALVAEQGTGLAEKAMVVLSSLAGVPEGKAAIVEEGGIPALVEAIEDGSVKGKEFAVLTLLQLCAESVKNRGLLVREGGIPPLVALSQTGSARAKHKAEMLLGYLREPRQEASSSSP from the exons ATGGTTTCTCTCGAAGATTCTCCGGCGGACGCGAGCCGCATTCCTCCGCCGACGCGAGCTTTGCGTACTATGTCATCGACGGTGACGCTCAGCTTGAAGACTCAGAGGCCGCTCGGCCGTTCTATGCGGACGATCCGGTCCAACCTCTTTCAGACTGACCGGAGCTGCTCCTTCACCAGCGAGAAGTCGACCTGCGTGTCTGAGAACCTGACTGATTCGGTCATCGACATGCGGCTCGGCGAGCTGGCCTCGCGGACTGCCAAGTCATCGGAGAAGTCATCGGCTGCTTCTGAGGAGGAATTTCTCGACTTTTCGCAGGCTTTTAGCGATTTCTCAGCTTGTAGCAGTGATATATCGGGCGAATTGCAGAGGCTTGCGAGTGTTCCGCCGTCACAGGATGTTTCGAAGGTGGAGAATTCGTCCGAGCCAGAGCCGGAGCCGTGCCTAGGGTTTCTACAGCGCGAGAATTTCTCGACGGAGATCATTGAGAGCATTTCACCGGAGGATCTTCAACCGACGGTCAAGATCTGCGTCGACGGGCTCCAGTCCCCATCGGTTGCGGTGAAGCGATCGGCGGCCGCGAAGCTCCGTTTGCTCGCGAAGAACAGGTCTGACAATCGCGCTCTGATTGGAGAATCCGGTGCGGTTCCGGCTCTCATTCCTCTTCTCCGCTGCTCCGATCCTTGGACGCAGGAGCACGCGGTGACGGCTCTGCTGAACCTGTCTCTCCACGAGGACAACAAAGCGATTATCACTTCCGCCGGAGCAATCAAGTCTCTTGTGTACGTCTTGAAGACCGGAACGGAGACTTCGAAGCAGAACGCTGCTTGCGCCCTTTTAAGTTTATCGCTAATCGACGACAACAAGATCTCAATTGGCGCGTGCGGCGCAATTCCGCCGCTTGTTGCCCTGCTCTTGAACGGTTCGAACAGAGGCAAGAAAGACTCGCTCACGACGCTGTACAAGCTGTGCGCGGTGAAGCAGAATAAGGAGAAGGCGGTGAACGCTGGAGCGGTGAAGCCGCTGGTGGCACTAGTGGCGGAGCAGGGAACTGGGCTTGCGGAGAAAGCGATGGTGGTTCTGAGCAGCTTGGCTGGAGTTCCAGAGGGTAAGGCAGCGATTGTGGAGGAGGGCGGCATTCCTGCGCTGGTGGAGGCGATTGAGGACGGATCTGTGAAGGGGAAAGAATTTGCTGTGTTGACACTTTTGCAGCTGTGTGCGGAGAGCGTGAAGAACAGAGGCTTGCTTGTGAGGGAGGGGGGTATACCTCCTCTCGTTGCTCTCTCTCAGACCGGCAGCGCTCGGGCCAAGCATAAG GCTGAAATGCTTCTCGGGTATTTGAGAGAACCAAGACAAGAGGCCTCCTCCTCTAGTCCTTAA
- the LOC131152861 gene encoding inositol transporter 4 encodes MEGGPPGASKTEFTECWQRTWKTPYLMRLALSAGIGGLLFGYDTGVISGALLYIKEDFDAVQRKTWLQETIVSMAVAGAIVGAAIGGWMNDRFGRKKSILAADFVFFIGAVIMAAAPTPWVIILGRIFVGLGVGMASMTAPLYISEASPARIRGALVSTNGLLITGGQFLSYLINLAFTRAPGTWRWMLGVAGLPALVQMVLMLSLPESPRWLYRKNKVEEAQAILEKIYPPHEVEGELKALHESVEAEKNEEGGIGDENILTKVKKAFKNDVVRRGLYAGVTVQVAQQFVGINTVMYYSPTIVQFAGFASNKTALALSLVTSGLNAVGSIISMAFVDRYGRRRMMIVSMFGIIICLVFISIVFFQAALHAPAVSQSASTHFGTNSTCPGYLTAPNAASWNCMSCLKAEDCGFCSSAGSHYNPGACLSSTKELKGLCKAEHRTFFSNGCPSKFGFLAVVLLGLYIIVYAPGMGTVPWIVNSEIYPLRFRGIGGGLAAVSNWSSNLIVSETFLTLTESLSSAGTFLLFAGFSFLGLIAIYWLVPETKGMPFEEVEKMLEKGFKPKSWLRIRKRLGPNKEDESK; translated from the exons GAGTCATTTCTGGTGCCCTCCTCTACATCAAGGAGGATTTCGACGCTGTCCAAAGGAAAACATGGCTGCAG GAAACTATCGTCAGTATGGCGGTGGCAGGAGCCATTGTCGGTGCTGCTATTGGTGGATGGATGAACGACAGGTTTGGCCGGAAAAAATCAATTTTGGCTGCTGATTTTGTCTTCTTCATTGGTGCAGTGATCATGGCTGCTGCTCCAACTCCTTGGGTCATTATTCTTGGAAGAATATTTGTTGGTCTTGGGGTTGGAATGGCATCTATGACCGCCCCCCTTTACATTTCAGAAGCTTCTCCTGCTAGAATTAGAGGAGCTCTTGTTAGCACCAACGGTTTGCTGATTACAGGAGGACAATTTCTCTCTTACCTTATTAATCTGGCATTCACCAGG GCGCCTGGAACCTGGCGCTGGATGCTTGGAGTTGCAGGACTTCCAGCTTTAGTTCAGATGGTGTTGATGTTGTCGCTCCCTGAGTCTCCAAGGTGGCTCTATAGAAag AATAAAGTGGAAGAGGCACAGGCCATCCTAGAGAAGATTTATCCTCCTCATGAAGTTGAAGGGGAGTTGAAAGCTTTGCATGAATCAGTCGAAGCTGAGAAGAACGAGGAAGGTGGTATTGGGGATGAAAATATCCTAACAAAAGTGAAGAAAGCTTTCAAAAATGATGTTGTCCGAAGGGGGCTCTATGCTGGGGTTACTGTCCAAGTGGCTCAGCAGTTTGTCGGTATAAACACAGTCATGTATTACAGTCCAACCATAGTTCAGTTTGCTGGATTTGCTTCAAACAAGACAGCTCTTGCTCTTTCCCTTGTCACTTCTGGTCTGAATGCTGTTGGATCCATTATCAGTATGGCTTTTGTTGATCGATATGGGAGGCGGAGGATGATGATTGTCTCCATGTTCGGCATTATTATTTGCCTTGTGTTTATATCCATTGTGTTCTTTCAAGCTGCTCTTCATGCTCCTGCCGTCAGCCAGTCTGCTTCCACACACTTCGGGACGAACTCTACTTGCCCAGGCTACCTTACAGCGCCCAATGCTGCGTCATGGAATTGTATGAGCTGCTTGAAAGCGGAGGATTGTGGGTTTTGTTCTAGTGCAGGGAGCCAT TATAATCCTGGAGCATGTTTGTCTTCAACCAAGGAACTAAAAGGTTTATGCAAAGCAGAACACCGCACGTTCTTCAGCAATGGGTGTCCAAGCAAATTCGGATTTCTCGCGGTTGTACTCCTCGGACTGTACATCATTGTGTATGCTCCTGGGATGGGAACTGTCCCTTGGATTGTGAACTCGGAGATATACCCATTGAGATTCAGAGGCATAGGTGGAGGATTGGCTGCTGTTTCCAACTGGAGTTCAAACCTGATAGTGAGTGAGACCTTCTTAACTCTGACTGAGAGCCTCAGTTCTGCTGGCACATTCCTCCTGTTTGCTGGATTTTCCTTCCTCGGCCTCATCGCGATCTACTGGCTCGTTCCTGAAACGAAGGGAATGCCATTTGAGGAGGTTGAGAAGATGCTGGAGAAAGGATTCAAACCCAAGTCCTGGCTCAGAATAAGAAAGAGGCTAGGCCCAAACAAGGAGGATGAAAGCAAATAG